From Oncorhynchus tshawytscha isolate Ot180627B linkage group LG11, Otsh_v2.0, whole genome shotgun sequence, the proteins below share one genomic window:
- the LOC112262265 gene encoding zinc finger protein RFP, with protein MASSSSLLSEEQFLCSICLDVFTEPVSTSCGHNFCLACITKYWDSSDLCQCPLCQKKFSRKTKLRVNTTFREIIENYKLLRDTGKDESPAKPGKVHCDVCTGTKRKALKSCQVCLASYCKTHLEPHQISPAFKRHKLIDPVENLEDRICKKHDRLLELFCRTDQTCVCQFCTETDHKTHDTVPIEDECGERKAQLGKTEAEVQRIIQELLQKVKEIKLSVHLSKRDAKREIADSIKVLTALVRSIEKGQARLIEEVEEKQKAVERQAEGLIKELEQEITELKRRSTELKQLSHTDDHLQLLQSFTSVVCTPPPTKDWSEISVHRAVRRAVSQLEETLNKEMEKLPEVKLKRIQQYAVDVTLDPDTANLFLILSDNGKQVRTGDTELNLPDNPKRFDRFTVLLGKDGFSSGRFYYEVTVNGKTRWDLGVARESTDRKGDITLSPEHGVWTMMLRDGNEYTACASPQVRLSLSEKPQKVGVFVDYEEGVVSFYNVEARSHIYSFTCCIFTEKIYPFFSPCSDDSGKNAAPLVISPVNHKY; from the coding sequence ATGGCTTCCTCCAGCAGTCTCCTGTCTGAAGAGCAGTTTCTGTGCTCTATCTGTCTGGATGTGTTCACTGAGCCAGTCTCCACTTCGTGTGGACACAACTTCTGCTTGGCCTGTATAACAAAGTACTGGGATAGCAGCGACCTGTGTCAATGTCCACTGTGTCAGAAGAAATTCTCCAGGAAAACTAAGCTTCGTGTCAACACAACCTTCAGAGAGATTATAGAGAATTATAAATTGTTAAGAGACACAGGTAAAGATGAGTCCCCTGCCAAACCTGGAAAAGTGCACTGTGACGTCTGCACTGGGACGAAGCGCAAGGCCCTGAAGTCATGCCAGGTGTGTCTGGCATCTTACTGTAAGACTCACCTGGAGCCTCATCAAATATCCCCAGCATTCAAGAGACACAAGCTGATCGACCCTGTGGAGAACCTGGAAGACAGGATCTGTAAGAAGCACGACAGACTCCTGGAGCTGTTCTGTAGGACTGACcagacgtgtgtgtgtcagttctgCACTGAAACAGACCACAAGACTCATGACACTGTTCCTATAGAGGACgagtgtggagagaggaaggctCAGCTGGGGAAAACTGAGGCAGAAGTGCAGAGGATTATCCAGGAGCTACTGCAGAAAGTTAAAGAGATTAAACTCTCAGTACATCTCAGCAAAAGAGATGCAAAGAGGGAGATAGCAGACAGCATAAAGGTCTTAACTGCTCTGGTACGATCCATTGAGAAAGGCCAAGCTCGGCTCATTGAGGAGGTTGAGGAGAAGCAGAAAGCAGTAGAGAGGCAGGCTGAAGGGCTCATTAAAGAACTAGAGCAGGAAATCACTGAGCTCAAGAGGAGAAGCACTGAGCTGAAGCAGCTCTCACACACTGATGACCACCTCCAACTTCTCCAGAGCTTCACATCCGTGGTGTGCACCCCTCCACCCACCAAggactggtctgagatcagtgttcacagGGCTGTGAGGAGAGCTGTGTCTCAGCTGGAGGAGACAttgaataaagagatggagaagctGCCTGAGGTCAAACTGAAGAGGATTCAGCAGTATGCAGTGGATGTGACTCTGGACCCTGATACAGCAAATCTCTTTCTCATCCTGTCTGACAATGGGAAACAAGTGAGAACTGGAGACACGGAACTGAATCTTCCGGACAATCCAAAAAGGTTTGATCGTTTTACTGTTCTCCTTGGAAAGGATGGCTTCTCCTCAGGGAGATTTTACTATGAGGTGACGGTTAACGGTAAGACTAGGTGGGATTTAGGAGTTGCCAGAGAGTCCACTGACAGGAAGGGGGATATCACACTGAGCCCTGAACATGGAGTTTGGACTATGATGCTAAGGGATGGGAATGAGTACACAGCCTGTGCCTCACCGCAAGTCCGTCTCTCCCTGAGCGAGAAGCCCCAGAAGGTGGGGGTGTTTGTGGATtatgaggagggtgtggtctctTTTTataatgtggaggccaggtctcaTATCTACTCTTTCACTTGCTGCATCTTTACAGAGAAAATCTACCCATTCTTCAGTCCCTGTAGTGATGATAGTGGTAAAAACGCAGCCCCTCTCGTCATCTCTCCTGTCAATCACAAATACTGA